A single Chlorocebus sabaeus isolate Y175 chromosome 3, mChlSab1.0.hap1, whole genome shotgun sequence DNA region contains:
- the LOC103214808 gene encoding ATP synthase F(0) complex subunit C1, mitochondrial, producing the protein MQTTGALLISPALIRCTRGLIRPVSASFLNSPVNSSKQPSYSSFPLQVARREFQTSVVSRDIDTAAKFIGAGAATVGVAGSGAGIGTVFGSLIIGYARNPSLKQQLFSYAILGFALSEAMGLFCLMVAFLILFAM; encoded by the coding sequence ATGCAGACTACTGGGGCATTACTCATTTCTCCAGCTCTGATCCGCTGTACCAGGGGTCTAATCAGGCCTGTGTCTGCCTCCTTCTTGAATAGCCCAGTGAATTCATCTAAACAGCCTTCCTACAGCAGCTTCCCACTCCAGGTGGCCAgacgggagttccagaccagtgttGTCTCCCGGGACATTGACACAGCAGCCAAGTTTATTGGTGCTGGGGCAGCCACAGTTGGTGTGGCTGGTTCAGGGGCTGGCATTGGAACGGTGTTTGGCAGCTTGATCATTGGCTATGCCAGGAACCCATCTCTCAAGCAGCAGCTCTTCTCCTATGCCATTCTGGGCTTTGCCCTGTCTGAGGCCATGGGGCTCTTCTGTTTGATGGTCGCCTTCCTCATCCTCTTCGCCATGTGA